Genomic segment of Populus trichocarpa isolate Nisqually-1 chromosome 12, P.trichocarpa_v4.1, whole genome shotgun sequence:
AAAGAGCAATCAATACAGATGATCCACATTTTAATATCAATCTACTAAGTTCCCAGTAAGCATATATTCTTccacaacaaacaaaaaatcaagagcaaaaaccaaaacaataaaaatagagagagaaaaaaattcaaaacccatGATTAAAATTTCACAATAAGGACTAATTGAACCTCAAGTTTCtacctttttttctcaaatgcCAACAGACAAATACCATTCCACAACATGCACAACTCAAGCGAAGAAACACAGTGAAAAAGAGACGATAAAAATGAAAACCCATGATTAATATGTTGCAATAAGGACCAATTGAGCCTCAAGTCGCTGCCTTTTTCACGGATGCTAAATGGAGTGAATATTGACTGCAAAATTCAGCTTAAAAagagcagtttttttttatttagattttgatGATTACCTGTTGAGAGATGGCATCATGGGCAACCTTGAAATCTTGGTAAAGGAGATAGAGTCCTGCAAATGATGCTGTTGCTGCTCCTGCAAAGAATGAAGCCAATCTCACTCTCAATACGTAACccattc
This window contains:
- the LOC7496431 gene encoding uncharacterized protein LOC7496431; the encoded protein is MGYVLRVRLASFFAGAATASFAGLYLLYQDFKVAHDAISQQVESAHESLDRRISALEKLKQSEAPQPLQATE